From one Catenuloplanes nepalensis genomic stretch:
- a CDS encoding tyrosine-type recombinase/integrase produces the protein MLRPGAAHTEIPRWQPYGAAAGFLVSMLIDVRDALDDTPGADQLVFPNGAGTPLLRSNFRRRVWTPALRRAGLPTTLRFHDLRHSYATWLVSDGVPINAVQRVMGHAQASTTLNRYTHAPVDYEARVRGALDAVADFPLTLGPDDGPDGEDDETDAG, from the coding sequence ATGCTGCGTCCGGGTGCAGCCCATACCGAAATCCCGCGCTGGCAGCCGTACGGTGCCGCTGCCGGATTCCTGGTCTCCATGCTCATCGACGTCCGCGACGCGCTCGACGACACGCCGGGGGCGGATCAGCTCGTGTTCCCGAACGGGGCCGGGACGCCGCTGCTGCGCTCGAACTTCCGGCGGCGCGTATGGACGCCCGCGCTCCGGCGGGCCGGGCTGCCAACGACGCTCCGATTCCACGACCTGCGGCACTCGTACGCGACGTGGCTCGTGTCGGACGGCGTGCCGATCAACGCCGTGCAGCGGGTCATGGGGCACGCACAGGCATCGACCACGCTCAACCGATACACACACGCCCCGGTCGACTACGAGGCCCGCGTGAGGGGCGCGCTGGACGCCGTTGCTGACTTTCCGCTGACTTTGGGGCCGGACGACGGCCCGGATGGAGAGGATGACGAGACCGACGCGGGCTAG
- a CDS encoding STAS domain-containing protein has protein sequence MEITSELSPEPVPAGPLVVVTIKGDIDYTHSDEMAGEIWNVLARHAPAAIRIDLAEATFIDSTGLGALIAGYRAAADASCAFTVTAPSPAFRRVLKITGLSDLFGVDEDPERSGPQRTVER, from the coding sequence ATGGAGATCACAAGCGAGCTGTCCCCGGAGCCGGTGCCGGCCGGGCCCCTCGTCGTGGTCACGATCAAGGGCGACATCGATTACACCCACTCCGACGAGATGGCCGGCGAGATCTGGAACGTGCTGGCGCGGCACGCCCCGGCCGCGATCCGGATCGACCTCGCGGAGGCCACGTTCATCGACTCGACCGGCCTCGGCGCACTGATCGCCGGTTATCGCGCGGCAGCGGACGCGAGCTGCGCGTTCACGGTGACGGCGCCTAGCCCCGCGTTCCGCCGGGTCCTGAAGATCACCGGCCTCAGCGATCTCTTCGGAGTGGACGAAGACCCGGAGAGATCCGGCCCACAAAGGACTGTGGAAAGGTGA
- a CDS encoding tyrosine-type recombinase/integrase: MVRSDDPVLPVRVMDGAGVEVEPVSMFLRDLRGCDYSVETLRSYGLALLRWQRFLWAVEVGWERATRIEVRDFVLWLQQAPKPGRLSKARSGSVNVVTGKRYRGAGYAARTINHNLSVVKGFYDFHAHFGGGPVVNPVPRPRVADAAGRVHAHHNPMEPYRQHRRAPYRQKEPKQVPRAIPDGLFNDLFASMRSHRDRALLAFYISTGARASELLGVTGEYVDIGQQLIGVIRKGSRDLQWLPASPDAFVWLRLYQQQLRRRVEFRPGLPLWVTLRRPHGPLNYAAFRAVLQRANAVLGTNWSLHDLRHTAAHRMIDDPNLSLADVQWLLGHMQVTTTQRYLEPREEEVVAKFRAHHAAAAAQPSPPPIADGYRPEVMQALFGRNLP, from the coding sequence GTGGTGCGCTCCGACGACCCGGTGCTGCCGGTTCGGGTTATGGACGGCGCGGGCGTCGAGGTGGAGCCGGTGAGCATGTTCCTGCGGGATCTGCGCGGGTGCGATTACAGCGTAGAGACGTTGCGGTCATACGGACTGGCGTTGTTGCGGTGGCAGCGGTTTCTGTGGGCGGTGGAGGTGGGGTGGGAGCGGGCGACGCGGATCGAGGTCCGGGACTTCGTGCTGTGGCTGCAGCAGGCACCGAAGCCTGGGCGCCTGTCGAAGGCGCGGTCGGGGTCGGTGAACGTGGTGACGGGGAAGCGGTATCGGGGTGCGGGGTATGCGGCGCGGACGATCAACCACAACCTGTCGGTGGTGAAGGGGTTCTACGACTTCCACGCGCATTTCGGCGGTGGGCCGGTGGTCAATCCGGTGCCGCGGCCGCGGGTCGCGGACGCGGCCGGGCGGGTGCACGCGCACCACAATCCGATGGAGCCCTACCGGCAGCACCGGCGGGCGCCTTACCGGCAGAAGGAACCGAAGCAGGTGCCGCGGGCGATCCCGGACGGGCTGTTCAACGACCTGTTCGCGTCGATGCGCAGCCACCGGGACCGGGCGCTGTTGGCGTTCTACATCAGCACGGGGGCGCGGGCCTCGGAGCTGCTCGGCGTCACCGGGGAGTACGTCGACATCGGTCAGCAGCTGATCGGGGTGATCCGGAAGGGGTCGCGTGACCTGCAGTGGCTGCCGGCCTCGCCGGACGCGTTCGTCTGGCTGAGGCTCTATCAGCAGCAGTTGCGCCGCCGGGTCGAGTTCAGGCCGGGCCTGCCGCTCTGGGTCACGCTCCGGCGTCCGCACGGTCCGCTGAACTACGCGGCGTTTAGGGCGGTGCTGCAGCGGGCGAACGCGGTGCTGGGCACGAACTGGTCGCTGCACGACCTGCGGCACACCGCCGCGCATCGCATGATCGACGACCCGAATCTGTCGCTGGCCGACGTTCAGTGGCTGCTCGGCCATATGCAGGTCACCACGACCCAGCGCTATCTGGAGCCGCGGGAGGAGGAGGTCGTCGCGAAGTTCCGCGCGCACCACGCCGCCGCGGCGGCGCAGCCGTCGCCACCGCCGATCGCGGACGGCTACCGGCCCGAGGTGATGCAGGCGCTGTTCGGAAGGAATCTTCCGTGA
- a CDS encoding tyrosine-type recombinase/integrase: MSPSTTAAEAVSSTRPAATRTRRSDVWSPQRDLKRPDFDERLALIERTQRTLAPRATPRSWWQTEKSVGEVVELVAGLDLPQASAEGLRRRKRSAREFLGWLEQFPGANWQQRWLNCGLEDAEDRWLDRVQQTWKGAGTTQYHRSSISTGMTMLLCAEVLRPSYRWLLNQHFNFGLGFVRRCIDPAGFARLEAHCDATGRVGGVRQGALNCVAMVLISKGGTIADITVDDAVEYANVRRLVHASARNVSLFYAMLVETGLLGGNAPASLSAARSRGQLTVHEMVAGYDLRNAQIRELLTAYLTVRKPDLDYTSLRALAGTLCSLFWRDIEHHHPEVDTLRLPPEIAAAWKERIRTNRHDSTRAGTAREQPERVMGVIRGLYLDLAQWALEDPARWGPWVAPCPIRSTECLATKQNRRRRARIHQRIRTLAPILPTLVDTVDRRLKAATARLNATLAVSHGDPVILDGERFVRSGTGGSTRVFVHDPDGRRRDLTYEEDNAFWAWALIEVLRHTGIRIEELQELTHHSFVAYTLPTTGEVVPMLQITPSKTDTERLILVSPELGEVLAAIIHRVRRGKAALPLVSRYDHHERVHSAPMPFLFQRFRYGIEATITRNFVARTLDNALADSGLTDQAGNPLRFTPHDFRRIFATDAIRTGLPPHIAAKIMGHQNINTTMGYAAIYSEDVITHHRAFIARRRALRPSEEYRELTPEEWQEFLGHFELRKVELGICTRDFGTPCVHEHACIRCPALRPDPHQEHRLREIISNLGARLAEAEEHGWLGEVAGLKVSITSAESKLATMQSMNRQHAVTYLGMPNFRASVGRHLGNEAAAQGKDL, encoded by the coding sequence GTGAGCCCGAGCACCACGGCAGCCGAGGCCGTGTCGTCGACGCGGCCGGCCGCGACCCGCACGAGACGTTCGGACGTGTGGTCGCCGCAGCGGGACCTGAAGCGGCCGGACTTCGACGAACGGCTCGCGCTGATCGAGCGCACCCAGCGGACGTTGGCCCCTCGGGCCACACCGCGCTCCTGGTGGCAGACCGAGAAGAGCGTCGGCGAGGTGGTGGAGCTCGTGGCCGGGCTCGACCTTCCGCAGGCCTCTGCCGAGGGCCTGCGCCGGCGCAAGCGCTCGGCCCGGGAGTTCCTGGGCTGGCTGGAGCAGTTCCCGGGCGCGAACTGGCAGCAGCGCTGGTTGAACTGCGGCCTGGAGGACGCGGAGGACCGGTGGCTCGATCGCGTTCAGCAGACCTGGAAGGGCGCGGGCACCACGCAATACCATCGCTCGTCGATCTCGACCGGGATGACGATGCTGCTCTGCGCCGAGGTGCTGCGGCCGTCCTACCGCTGGCTGCTCAATCAGCACTTCAACTTCGGCCTCGGGTTCGTCCGCCGCTGCATCGACCCGGCCGGGTTCGCGCGGCTCGAAGCGCACTGCGACGCCACCGGCCGCGTCGGCGGCGTCCGGCAAGGCGCGCTGAACTGCGTCGCGATGGTGCTCATCAGCAAGGGCGGCACGATCGCCGACATCACGGTCGACGACGCCGTCGAATACGCCAACGTCCGTCGTCTCGTCCACGCCAGCGCCCGGAACGTCTCGCTCTTCTACGCCATGCTGGTCGAGACCGGCCTGCTCGGCGGAAACGCCCCGGCGAGTCTGTCCGCCGCCCGCTCCCGCGGGCAGCTGACGGTCCACGAGATGGTCGCCGGCTACGACCTGCGCAACGCACAGATCCGCGAACTCCTGACGGCCTACCTGACAGTCCGCAAGCCCGACCTCGACTACACCTCGCTGCGCGCCCTCGCCGGCACGCTCTGCTCGCTGTTCTGGCGCGACATCGAGCACCACCACCCCGAAGTCGACACGCTCCGGCTGCCGCCGGAGATCGCCGCGGCTTGGAAGGAACGCATCCGGACCAACCGGCACGACAGCACCCGCGCCGGCACCGCCCGCGAACAGCCAGAACGCGTCATGGGAGTCATCCGCGGGCTCTATCTCGACCTCGCTCAGTGGGCGCTCGAAGATCCGGCCCGCTGGGGCCCGTGGGTCGCGCCCTGCCCGATCCGCAGCACCGAGTGCCTGGCCACCAAACAGAACCGGCGCCGCCGCGCCCGCATCCACCAGAGGATCCGCACCCTCGCACCGATCCTGCCGACCCTGGTCGACACCGTCGACCGCCGGCTCAAAGCCGCCACCGCCCGCCTGAACGCCACGCTCGCGGTCTCGCACGGCGACCCGGTCATCCTCGACGGCGAGCGGTTCGTCCGGTCCGGCACCGGCGGCTCCACACGCGTGTTCGTCCACGACCCGGACGGCCGGCGCCGCGATCTGACCTACGAGGAGGACAACGCCTTCTGGGCCTGGGCCCTGATCGAGGTCCTGCGCCACACCGGCATCCGCATCGAGGAACTGCAGGAGCTAACCCACCACAGCTTCGTCGCCTACACGTTGCCGACCACCGGCGAGGTCGTCCCGATGCTCCAGATCACGCCGTCGAAGACCGACACCGAGCGGCTCATCCTCGTCTCCCCCGAACTCGGCGAGGTCCTGGCCGCGATCATCCACCGCGTCCGCCGCGGCAAAGCCGCCCTGCCGCTGGTCTCCCGCTACGACCACCACGAGCGCGTCCACAGTGCGCCGATGCCGTTCCTGTTCCAGCGCTTCCGCTACGGCATCGAAGCCACGATCACCCGCAACTTCGTCGCACGCACCCTCGACAACGCCCTCGCCGACAGCGGCCTGACCGACCAGGCCGGCAACCCGCTGCGGTTCACCCCGCACGACTTCCGCCGGATCTTCGCCACCGACGCGATCCGCACCGGCCTGCCCCCGCACATCGCCGCGAAGATCATGGGCCACCAGAACATCAACACCACCATGGGCTACGCCGCGATCTACTCCGAAGATGTCATCACTCACCACCGCGCGTTCATCGCACGCCGCCGCGCCCTGCGCCCCAGCGAGGAATACCGCGAACTCACCCCCGAGGAATGGCAGGAGTTCCTCGGCCACTTCGAGCTGCGCAAGGTCGAGCTCGGCATCTGCACCCGCGACTTCGGCACGCCCTGCGTCCACGAACACGCCTGCATCCGCTGCCCCGCGCTCCGGCCGGACCCGCACCAGGAGCATCGGCTCCGCGAGATCATCTCCAACCTCGGGGCGCGCCTTGCCGAGGCTGAGGAACACGGGTGGCTCGGAGAGGTGGCCGGGCTGAAAGTCAGCATCACTTCCGCCGAGAGCAAGCTCGCTACCATGCAGTCGATGAACCGGCAGCATGCGGTGACATATTTAGGGATGCCAAACTTTCGGGCTTCGGTCGGCCGGCACCTGGGCAATGAAGCTGCTGCTCAGGGCAAGGATCTTTAG
- a CDS encoding RNA polymerase sigma factor — protein MASAEASSAWDSGATPNAPESPEPQAGRFEDHLSPADQAAFEQFFIEYFRALMKMLIWAGASRHEAEDAIQESMLVAYRNWSDIKHPEAWVRRVALRQFARTRQRSQELAPRLLAGGWLPEERENKALEPAAVVAERHLDHGALEALKRLPPRQRQIMALVMDDFSTMEIAEILSMDTSAVRSNLYKARQTLRNQMKQGELFDP, from the coding sequence TTGGCTTCTGCCGAAGCGTCCTCAGCCTGGGACTCGGGAGCGACTCCGAACGCCCCGGAGAGCCCCGAGCCCCAGGCCGGCCGCTTTGAAGATCACCTCTCTCCTGCCGACCAGGCAGCCTTCGAGCAGTTCTTCATCGAGTACTTCCGGGCGCTCATGAAGATGCTGATCTGGGCGGGCGCCTCCCGGCACGAGGCGGAGGACGCCATCCAGGAATCGATGCTCGTCGCCTACCGCAACTGGTCCGACATCAAGCACCCCGAAGCATGGGTTCGGAGGGTCGCCCTACGGCAATTCGCGCGAACCCGGCAGCGATCGCAAGAGCTGGCCCCGCGCTTACTGGCGGGCGGATGGCTGCCGGAGGAGCGCGAGAACAAGGCGCTGGAACCAGCCGCAGTCGTCGCCGAGCGACACCTTGACCACGGCGCCTTGGAGGCACTCAAGAGGCTTCCGCCCAGGCAGCGCCAGATCATGGCGCTGGTCATGGACGACTTTTCCACGATGGAGATCGCCGAAATCCTCTCCATGGACACTAGCGCAGTCCGTTCCAACCTCTACAAAGCGCGACAGACCCTTCGCAACCAGATGAAGCAGGGCGAGCTCTTCGATCCTTAA
- a CDS encoding TadA family conjugal transfer-associated ATPase — protein sequence MRGGLSARVRERFTVVGADATEDAVVAAVRTDPDAARLGSGAVLRLAERVHGDLVGAGPLTPLLADETVTDILVNATDVWVDRGRGLVRAPVRMGGADDVRRLAQRLAAGCGRRLDDGQPFVDARLPDGTRVHAVLPPVATTGPYLSLRTFRQRPYRLADLVLAGTVPGPVAEILLAVVSARLAYLVVGGTGSGKTTMLNTLLGLVPPTERIVIVEDAAELRPRHPHVVALQARVSNVEGVGAVDLRTLVRQALRMRPDRLIVGECRGAEVVDLLAALNTGHDGGAGTLHANTPADVPARLEALGIVGGLPRAALHAQVAAALQVVVHLRRTTRGRMLDSISLLAADGPDRLLTTRPVWQRGHGPGSAAAELARLLDDRDVPVPHLLRVPVSAPVTAGAAAVTPLRPRPRPDRGDAS from the coding sequence ATGAGAGGCGGGCTCTCCGCCCGCGTGCGGGAGCGGTTCACCGTGGTCGGGGCGGATGCCACCGAGGACGCCGTGGTCGCGGCCGTGCGCACCGACCCGGACGCGGCCCGGCTCGGCTCCGGCGCGGTGCTGCGCCTCGCCGAGCGCGTCCACGGCGACCTGGTGGGTGCCGGGCCGCTGACTCCGCTGCTGGCCGACGAGACGGTCACCGACATCCTGGTCAACGCGACCGACGTGTGGGTCGACCGCGGTCGCGGCCTGGTCCGCGCACCGGTGCGGATGGGCGGGGCCGACGACGTCCGCCGGCTCGCGCAGCGCCTCGCCGCCGGCTGCGGCCGCCGGCTCGACGACGGGCAGCCGTTCGTCGACGCCCGCCTGCCCGACGGCACCCGCGTGCACGCGGTGCTGCCACCGGTCGCCACCACGGGGCCCTACCTGTCGTTGCGCACGTTCCGGCAACGCCCCTATCGGCTCGCGGACCTCGTGCTCGCGGGCACCGTGCCCGGGCCGGTCGCGGAGATCCTCCTCGCCGTGGTCTCCGCCCGACTCGCCTACCTGGTGGTCGGCGGCACCGGCTCCGGCAAGACCACCATGCTGAATACGCTGCTCGGCCTGGTGCCGCCCACCGAGCGCATCGTCATCGTCGAGGACGCCGCCGAGCTGCGCCCCCGGCACCCGCACGTCGTCGCGCTGCAGGCCCGCGTGTCCAACGTGGAGGGCGTCGGCGCGGTCGACCTGCGCACGCTGGTTCGGCAGGCACTGCGGATGCGTCCGGACCGGCTGATCGTCGGCGAGTGCCGCGGCGCCGAGGTCGTCGACCTGCTCGCCGCCCTCAACACCGGTCACGACGGCGGCGCGGGCACCCTCCACGCGAACACGCCGGCCGACGTGCCCGCCCGGCTGGAGGCGCTGGGCATCGTCGGCGGCCTGCCCCGGGCGGCGCTGCACGCACAGGTGGCGGCCGCGCTACAGGTGGTCGTGCACCTCCGCCGCACCACCCGCGGCCGGATGCTCGACTCGATCTCCCTGTTGGCCGCCGACGGGCCGGACCGGCTGCTGACCACGCGGCCGGTGTGGCAGCGCGGGCACGGCCCGGGCTCGGCCGCGGCCGAGCTCGCCCGGCTGCTCGACGACCGAGACGTGCCAGTGCCACACCTGCTGCGGGTCCCGGTGTCGGCCCCGGTCACGGCCGGCGCTGCCGCGGTGACACCGCTGCGGCCCCGGCCGCGCCCGGACCGCGGTGACGCGTCGTGA
- a CDS encoding type II secretion system F family protein, translating to MSTFWAAITVLAGTMAVLAGLTTFRFRSPAALTGPRPKRLAASVRRGLFAEAAARHAAESRPERLAVPVGRGLFAEAAAENAESRPERPAVPVGRGLFAEAAAESAESRPERPAVPVGRGLFAEGAVENTAGIRLPAAFRFDGASGVFTPIHDEQPSAPNPASQTSGSSRPLGANASFSGRAPVRIPLRQRAGDAADADGEGSRARRPSAPDPTVEPRERADDSVSGRADGSAQGGSGGVSWRVGRGAPGDSGGLSRHAGDVVPEGFGDDVPEAAMRPWAGPSGETRASRRSALRGLVGLPHTRNGQRLLVTAVAGVSALAGLAVAGPVGMLVAVYCRLAVRGLLRWKAARASARARTRTLDMLCTLAADLRAGLPHTDPPMLPDPRIGRLTSAAWRLAEHTGAPLADLVERIETDTRAMARGQAAAAAEAAGARATAWLLAALPAGGLVLGAFMGVDPLAVLLHTPIGAACATGAVVLQSAGLAWANRLATSGSTP from the coding sequence GTGAGCACGTTCTGGGCGGCGATCACGGTGCTCGCCGGGACGATGGCGGTGCTGGCCGGCCTGACAACGTTCCGATTCCGCTCCCCCGCGGCCCTCACCGGCCCGCGCCCGAAGCGGCTCGCTGCGTCGGTGAGGCGCGGTCTCTTCGCGGAAGCGGCGGCGCGGCATGCCGCCGAGTCGCGGCCGGAGCGGCTGGCTGTGCCGGTGGGGCGGGGTCTCTTTGCGGAAGCGGCGGCGGAGAACGCCGAGTCGCGGCCGGAGCGGCCGGCTGTGCCGGTGGGGCGGGGTCTCTTTGCGGAAGCGGCGGCGGAGAGCGCCGAGTCGCGGCCGGAGCGGCCGGCTGTGCCGGTGGGGCGAGGTCTTTTCGCGGAAGGGGCGGTGGAGAACACAGCCGGGATACGGCTGCCTGCGGCCTTCCGCTTCGACGGTGCCAGCGGGGTCTTCACACCGATTCACGATGAACAGCCGTCCGCGCCGAATCCCGCCTCCCAGACGTCCGGCTCTTCGAGGCCACTCGGGGCGAACGCTTCGTTCTCGGGCCGGGCACCCGTCCGGATTCCACTGCGCCAGCGGGCCGGCGACGCCGCAGACGCGGATGGCGAGGGATCCAGGGCCCGTCGGCCTTCGGCACCGGATCCCACCGTCGAACCGCGGGAACGCGCCGACGACAGTGTGTCGGGACGTGCCGACGGCAGCGCGCAGGGCGGTTCTGGCGGTGTCTCGTGGCGTGTCGGCCGTGGGGCGCCGGGAGATTCTGGCGGGCTTTCACGGCACGCTGGCGATGTCGTGCCGGAGGGCTTCGGCGATGACGTGCCGGAAGCGGCGATGCGGCCATGGGCCGGTCCGTCCGGCGAGACGAGAGCTTCGAGGCGGTCGGCTCTCCGCGGGCTGGTGGGATTGCCACACACCAGAAATGGCCAGCGGCTGCTGGTGACGGCCGTCGCCGGGGTCTCCGCGCTGGCGGGGCTGGCAGTGGCCGGACCGGTGGGCATGCTGGTGGCCGTCTACTGCCGCCTGGCGGTGCGCGGTCTGCTGCGCTGGAAGGCCGCGCGGGCCTCCGCACGTGCCCGGACCCGGACGCTGGACATGCTCTGCACGCTCGCCGCGGATCTTCGGGCGGGGCTGCCGCACACCGATCCGCCCATGTTGCCGGATCCGCGGATAGGGCGGCTCACGTCGGCGGCCTGGCGGCTAGCGGAACATACCGGCGCACCCTTGGCCGACCTCGTCGAGCGCATCGAGACCGACACCCGTGCCATGGCCCGTGGCCAGGCGGCCGCGGCTGCCGAGGCGGCGGGCGCGCGTGCCACCGCCTGGCTGCTCGCGGCGCTGCCGGCGGGCGGTCTGGTGCTCGGCGCGTTCATGGGCGTCGACCCGCTGGCCGTCCTGCTGCACACGCCGATCGGCGCCGCCTGCGCGACCGGTGCCGTGGTCCTCCAGTCAGCCGGGCTCGCCTGGGCCAACCGGCTCGCCACCTCAGGGAGCACGCCATGA
- a CDS encoding type II secretion system F family protein, which translates to MLLTAGAAGAGIAVALLLGGQAGIGFGAAAAVATFLVLRRLEPASARVLRLQATSDLPLAADLLSATLRAGAPVDRAANAVADALGGPLAVHLVRVARSLRLGAPAEEAWAYLSPVPGAERLVAAAIRSSASGAALAGALTRLADDLRADRSIAAQVAAHRAGVLVVLPLGLCFLPAFILAGLAPVIIAVLSDLL; encoded by the coding sequence GTGCTGCTGACCGCCGGTGCGGCCGGCGCGGGGATCGCGGTGGCGCTGCTGCTCGGCGGGCAGGCCGGGATCGGATTCGGCGCCGCCGCAGCCGTAGCGACGTTCCTGGTGCTTCGCCGGCTGGAACCGGCCTCGGCCCGGGTGCTGCGGCTCCAGGCGACCTCCGACCTGCCGCTGGCAGCGGACCTGCTCTCGGCCACGCTCCGCGCGGGCGCGCCCGTCGACCGGGCCGCGAACGCGGTCGCGGACGCGCTCGGCGGGCCGCTCGCCGTCCATCTCGTGCGGGTGGCCCGGTCGTTGCGGCTCGGGGCTCCGGCGGAGGAGGCATGGGCCTACCTGTCGCCGGTGCCGGGTGCCGAGCGCCTGGTCGCGGCCGCAATCCGGTCCAGCGCGAGCGGTGCCGCACTCGCGGGCGCGCTCACCCGGCTCGCCGACGATCTGCGGGCCGATCGCTCGATCGCCGCTCAGGTGGCGGCCCACCGTGCGGGCGTGCTCGTGGTGCTGCCGCTGGGTCTCTGTTTCCTGCCCGCCTTCATCCTCGCCGGTCTTGCACCGGTGATCATCGCCGTCCTCAGCGACCTGCTGTGA
- a CDS encoding DUF4244 domain-containing protein gives MLTSLVRPIGDRIRRLTHRLRGDAGMNTAEYAVGTLAAVAFAAVLLKVLTSPNIQKALTEIIERALK, from the coding sequence ATGCTCACATCGCTCGTCCGCCCGATCGGTGACCGCATTCGCCGGCTCACCCACCGCCTGCGCGGGGACGCCGGGATGAACACTGCCGAGTACGCCGTCGGCACCCTGGCCGCCGTCGCCTTCGCCGCGGTCCTGCTCAAGGTCCTGACCAGCCCGAACATCCAGAAGGCCCTCACGGAGATCATCGAGAGGGCGCTCAAGTGA
- a CDS encoding TadE family type IV pilus minor pilin, which produces MITLGLTALRYRGRHHHRSRVARLIGAVLSVLRRLSGLPVASHHGGPPAARSADDPPSSARPDGFADDRGAFTAEFAAALPALVLLLGAGLTVVLAVTDRGRCYDAARDAALAAARGESGLDAGTAAAPPGATVTLVPEGEHVRAVVTVPVRALGLTIPEITATGEAVAAIEPGVSVTAS; this is translated from the coding sequence GTGATCACACTCGGCCTCACCGCCCTCCGCTATCGCGGCCGCCATCATCACCGCAGCCGGGTCGCCCGTCTGATCGGCGCCGTGCTGTCGGTCCTCCGCCGCCTGTCCGGCCTGCCCGTCGCCTCGCACCACGGCGGCCCGCCGGCCGCCCGTTCCGCGGACGACCCGCCGTCGTCCGCGCGCCCGGACGGCTTCGCCGATGACCGGGGTGCGTTCACCGCGGAGTTCGCGGCGGCGCTTCCGGCCCTGGTGCTGCTGCTCGGAGCGGGCCTCACCGTCGTGCTGGCCGTGACCGACCGGGGCAGGTGTTACGACGCCGCCCGGGACGCGGCACTCGCCGCCGCCCGCGGCGAGTCCGGTCTGGACGCCGGGACAGCCGCGGCACCACCGGGCGCGACCGTGACTCTGGTCCCTGAGGGCGAGCACGTCCGGGCCGTGGTGACGGTACCGGTTCGCGCGCTGGGGCTCACCATCCCCGAGATCACCGCCACCGGTGAGGCGGTCGCCGCCATCGAACCCGGCGTCTCGGTGACCGCCTCGTGA
- a CDS encoding Rv3654c family TadE-like protein: MVGDRAGGRRSGGLRCARDAASRNAGASDRGGASLLVAAVGLLVVCAGVAGAAVIGAEAAHRRVRIAADLGALAGAPLAPRGEPVACERAARVLAANGARMASCVADGLTLTVRAELDVEPWPGLRTVTYAEARAGPATAPAGPDHLTSPPASVTGPP; encoded by the coding sequence GTGGTAGGGGATCGGGCTGGTGGCCGCCGTTCGGGCGGCTTGCGATGCGCTCGGGATGCGGCGTCGCGGAACGCGGGGGCGTCGGATCGCGGTGGAGCGTCTCTGCTGGTCGCGGCCGTAGGGCTGCTCGTCGTCTGCGCGGGAGTGGCCGGTGCTGCGGTGATCGGTGCCGAGGCCGCGCACCGGAGAGTTCGGATCGCGGCGGACCTCGGTGCGCTCGCGGGTGCGCCGTTGGCCCCACGTGGCGAGCCGGTGGCCTGCGAGCGGGCCGCCCGGGTGCTCGCGGCGAACGGCGCACGCATGGCTTCGTGCGTTGCGGACGGTCTGACCCTGACCGTCCGCGCGGAACTCGACGTCGAACCTTGGCCCGGCCTGCGCACGGTCACCTACGCCGAGGCCAGAGCCGGACCCGCTACCGCTCCCGCCGGCCCGGACCACCTGACGAGCCCGCCGGCATCGGTCACCGGTCCTCCCTGA